One Xyrauchen texanus isolate HMW12.3.18 chromosome 46, RBS_HiC_50CHRs, whole genome shotgun sequence DNA segment encodes these proteins:
- the mxh gene encoding interferon-induced GTP-binding protein Mx, translated as MIDFMRKIGIERELALPSIAVVGDQSSGKSSVLEALSGVALPRGSGIVTRCPLELKLRKLNNGGDWTAVIAYKDVRETFNDPSDVGNYVRRAQDMLAGDGVGICDDLISLEITSPDVSNLTLIDLPGITRVPVKGQPEDIGDQIRRLILTFIAKKETIILVVVPCNIDIATTEALRMAQGVDSDGSRTLAILTKPDLVDKGAEDDILQVLQGKVVPLKKGYTIVRCRGQSDINECVSLAEATRQENEFFMSHTHFSYLLDEERATTTCLAKRLSKELVEHIKASLPSLRDQIKINLSCVRIELKRYDEGPPLEPERMGPYLSKKILAFSDQISELCRTGESGNGNLYSLLRPVFNQWECHLSDSKSSFRELVREMTEKYDEVLRGRELVTFSDYCAYESMVKKHVGDLKQPAMDTLKLIRGIVQKEFMVMCELCFPNFPHLRRMILNKIDDIQSKQENKVDKRIHEYINMEKLVYTQDPIFTQKIVDFKFVERRQEYESVCLDTGENATSPKNCAVFDTRNLTPDKLIIYYEIVYQRLADYIPMVILLFMLKEAAVILRTHAMDLRDGADVVKLLEEDSEAGRQRTDLYQRMERLHLAQERISIFL; from the exons ATGATTGACTTCATGAGGAAAATTGGCATTGAGAGGGAACTTGCACTGCCGTCCATTGCAGTGGTTGGAGACCAGAGCTCAGGGAAAAGTTCTGTTCTAGAGGCGCTCTCAGGAGTGGCTCTACCTCGTGGCAGTG GTATTGTCACTCGCTGTCCACTGGAGCTTAAACTCAGGAAGCTGAACAATGGGGGAGACTGGACAGCTGTAATCGCCTACAAAGATGTGCGagagacatttaatgatccctcAGATGTTGGGAATTATGTCCGAAGGG CGCAGGATATGCTTGCTGGAGATGGAGTGGGAATCTGTGATGATCTTATCAGTTTAGAGATCACATCACCTGATGTATCTAACCTCACACTGATCGATCTACCTGGTATAACGAGAGTACCGGTGAAAGGTCAACCTGAGGACATTGGAGACcag attagACGCCTAATATTGACATTTATTGCAAAGAAAGAAACCATCATTCTAGTTGTTGTCCCCTGCAATATTGACATAGCAACCACAGAAGCACTTAGAATGGCACAGGGTGTGGATTCTGATGGCTCAAGGACTTTAG CAATATTGACAAAGCCAGACCTGGTAGATAAAGGAGCAGAGGATGACATCCTACAAGTACTTCAAGGCAAAGTTGTTCCTCTCAAAAAGGGCTACACCATTGTCAGATGTAGAGGCCAGAGTGATATCAATGAATGCGTGTCGTTGGCTGAAGCCACACGACAGGAAAACGAGTTCTTCATGAGCCACACGCACTTCAG TTATCTTCTTGATGAGGAGAGGGCCACAACTACCTGCCTTGCCAAAAGACTCTCTAAGGAGCTGGTCGAACATATCAAG GCTTCCCTTCCATCATTAAGAGACCAAATTAAAATCAACCTTTCTTGTGTGAGAATTGAGCTAAAGCGTTATGATGAAGGTCCTCCTTTAGAACCAGAGCGTATGGGGCCTTACCTTAGCAAG AAAATATTGGCGTTCAGTGACCAGATAAGCGAGTTGTGTAGAACAGGGGAATCAGGAAATGGGAACCTTTACTCTCTCCTTCGACCAGTGTTCAATCAATGGGAATGCCACCTGAGTGACTCCAAATCATCCT TCAGAGAGTTAGTAAGGGAGATGACTGAAAAATATGATGAAGTCCTTCGTGGGAGAGAACTGGTGACCTTCAGTGACTACTGTGCGTATGAATCAATGGTAAAGAAACATGTTGGAGACCTTAAACAACCAGCAATGGATACATTGAAGCTCATCCGAG GTATTGTGCAGAAGGAGTTTATGGTTATGTGTGAGCTATGTTTCCCAAACTTCCCTCATCTGAGACGCATGATTCTG AACAAGATTGATGACATTCAGTCAAAGCAAGAAAACAAGGTGGATAAGAGGATCCATGAGTACATCAACATGGAGAAACTTGTTTACACACAGGATCCCATTTTTACCCAGAAAATTGTGGATTTTAAGTTTGTGGAAAGGAGACAGGAGTATGAGTCTGTTTGTCTAGATACTGGAGAGAATGCAACCTCACCCAAAAACTGTGCTGTCTTTGACACCAGGAACCTGACACCCGATAAACTTATCATCTACTATGAG ATTGTGTATCAGCGTCTAGCCGACTACATTCCCATGGTGATCCTGCTCTTTATGCTGAAGGAAGCTGCTGTGATACTGCGGACTCATGCTATGGACTTGCGGGATGGAGCAGATGTTGTGAAACTGCTCGAGGAAGATTCAGAAGCTGGGCGACAGAGAACAGACTTATACCAACGCATGGAGCGACTGCATCTGGCACAAGAAAGGATCAGTATATTCCTCTGA
- the LOC127638456 gene encoding uncharacterized protein LOC127638456 yields MAQPSQQWSHKDTETLIRWRMDHEYLFSGWRNTCRNGWQQFIHDTILDLDGPITALRAKKKWENLKCKYKVLQALAKDVATVKPESWRWYRLMKKAVDGDNTDIASPKPTFMSDLADDESECVAHPNKNMYQVEMGSDIVELQTHSVIEVKSQATVVDGGTSSDMSERMSGKPMERSHSENQDELDIKRAKIRRERKLLEKEHVELDRERVLLEQERAAAEREKTALERDRKELEKDRAAIDRERASLEQDRARLERDRAALERDRETFTAMTLGKNGIGHVEAHSPYVEDRKRLIYLFEQLIERF; encoded by the exons ATGGCACAACCAAGTCAACAGT GGTCTCACAAGGACACAGAGACACTGATCAGGTGGCGGATGGACCATGAATATTTATTCTCTGGCTGGAGGAACACATGCAGAAATGGCTGGCA GCAGTTCATACATGACACAATATTAGACCTAGATGGACCTATTACTGCACTCAGAGCAAAAAAGAAATGGGaaaatttaaaatgcaaatacaAG GTTTTACAAGCTCTTGCGAAGGATGTTGCAACGGTAAAACCTGAATCCTGGCGATGGTACAGACTCATGAAAAAGGCTGTAGATGGGGATAACACTGACATCGCTTCTCCCAAACCAACCTTTATGTCTGACCTAGCAGATGATGAGTCTGAATGTGTAGCTCACCCCAACAAGAACATGTATCAGGTGGAAATGGGAAGTGATATTGTAGAATTACAGACACATTCAGTAATAGAGGTCAAATCTCAAGCAACAGTAGTGGATGGAGGAACCTCATCAGATATGTCTGAACGTATGAGTGGGAAGCCGATGGAAAGGAGCCACTCGGAGAATCAAGATGAGCTTGACATTAAAAGAGCAAAGATTAGAAGAGAGAGAAAGCTTCTGGAGAAAGAGCATGTAGAactggacagagagagagtgctTCTAGAACAAGAGAGAGCCGCTGCGGAGAGGGAGAAAACAGCAttggagagagacagaaaggagCTGGAAAAGGACAGAGCAGCAATCGACAGAGAGCGAGCATCACTGGAACAGGACAGAGCAAGACTGGAGCGGGACAGAGCAGCACTGGAAAGAGACCGAGAGACTTTCACTGCCATGACTTTGGGGAAAAATGGCATAGGACACGTTGAAGCACACTCTCCCTATGTAGAGGACAGGAAaagattaatatatttgtttgaacAATTAATTGAGAGATTTTGA
- the zgc:171459 gene encoding uncharacterized protein zgc:171459 produces the protein MDPLSSSSKLIYKMSDEDIKKLIQLRSSNSALFDGRKNSSKTAWSAIIREMGLEDKVTTDQMAKKWENLKARYKDAKYPPSGVEKNPTCWRWFNLMDDALGEDFEEKISHTVTPSVGGNEAPQPSKRLRQIKVGGEILEFLEEEGTALNVTPVSRPHLAMQGRQKGNQTSVGVMRTKLQKDRQLLEKELGGLDREKALLERERALADRERAAIQRDRAQLEKDKAAVGRDKASLEQDRVRLEKDKEALERDRVALERDRVSADFTNHVKSNTACNRHDCTHEKNREKLIFLLEKVIKKI, from the exons ATGGATCCATTATCGAGCAGCTCTAAACTCATCTATAAAA TGTCTGACGAGGACATCAAAAAACTGATTCAGTTGCGTTCAAGCAACTCAGCGCTGTTTGACGGGaggaaaaattcttctaaaacagCGTGGAG tgcaaTTATCAGAGAAATGGGGCTTGAAGACAAGGTGACAACTGATCAGATGGCCAAAAAATGGGAAAACCTGAAGGCAAGATATAAG GATGCAAAATATCCTCCCAGTGGTGTGGAGAAGAACCCCACTTGCTGGAGATGGTTCAATCTTATGGATGATGCTCTGGGTGAAGATTTTGAAGAAAAGATCAGCCACACAGTGACCCCATCAGTTGGAGGAAATGAAGCACCTCAGCCTAGTAAGAGGTTACGTCAGATCAAAGTTGGAGGGGAAATATTGGAATTCCTGGAAGAGGAAGGAACTGCATTAAATGTAACACCAGTCTCCAGACCACATTTGGCTATGCAGGGAAGAcaaaaaggcaatcaaacatctGTGGGCGTTATGAGAACAAAACTTCAAAAAGACAGACAACTTTTGGAGAAGGAACTCGGAGGCCTGGACAGAGAGAAAGCTCTTCTAGAGCGAGAGAGGGCTCTTGCGGATAGGGAAAGAGCAGCGATTCAGAGAGACAGAGCCCAGTTGGAGAAGGACAAAGCTGCCGTCGGACGAGACAAGGCATCTCTGGAACAGGACCGAGTACGACTGGAAAAAGACAAAGAAGctttagagagagacagagttgcCCTTGAAAGAGACAGAGTATCAGCAGATTTCACAAATCATGTGAAAAGCAACACAGCATGCAATAGACATGACTGTACTCACGAGAAGAACAGAGAAAAATTAATATTCCTACTtgaaaaggtgattaaaaaaatttaa